TTCTCAACACTAATCACATAACCTGGTATACACAAGGTACTCAATAAATGTGTGAAGGAATTGACACAAAAaacatttattgtttattatgCAAAGGTTGAACTTTGCATCCTCACTTTTCTTTAGAGTCCTAGCTTTAAAGAGGAAGGTAGTATGGTTCTATAAGTTCCATTCCCTGCAGTCATGGGGGAAAAAGGATAGAGTGTTAAATTTtgtgatgtttatttatttatttatttttagataggGCCTTGTTTTAtcacccagactggcctcaaactcaagatcctcctgttTCATCCTCCAGAGTCccggggttacaggtgtgtatcaccatatctgacttttatgtattttgtgtgtatctTTCTGTCTGGTGTGTGCTagagatagaacccagggctttacacATGTTAGGCAAATGCTGTTCCACTGCCCTGCACCCCGAGCCAATGTAGGTGGTTTTACATACTATCCTCATGGaatgaactcactctgtaaggaGAGAACTCTTTCGGTCAATGAACTTGAGAGCTTCAGCCAGTGTCAACTCCAGGAAAAAACCATATCCCAGGGCCACATAGATGCGTGAAGTATCTGGGCTGAGGAAAGAAGTCAGAGGAAGTGGAGGAAGTCTTTATTATCATTTAGCATATTGGACAGTTTAAGATGTTTCCTATTCCCTTCAGTTCCCCAAAGTGAATGCTCTGTAAGAGAAGGTATTTTCTGTTCATTCACTGTCATACCCACAGCATGTAGCTTATATCTTTATGCAACAGAAAAGCCACCAGAAtctaatatatagaaaatattaagaaatacttgttgcagaaagaagggagaaactCAGAGGGGAGGGAATACACTCACACCACTGTGTCAACGAAGAAGTTACAGCCCAAATCCACCTGCATATATAACTCCGAATGATTAGTTTCCTGTAGGGCCAGGAGAAAAGAAGTAGATGTCAGTGGCCAATTTTTAGGGCAGGTAAAAGGTTTTGTTCTggggtttctttccttctttgtacacatacacaaactgaTACCCAATTTAAAGGCCTTTACCTGGAGTCGCTCAATGACATTTCTCAGTTGAAGGTATACAGACAGCTGCTCATATACCTTGTCTCGATGATTCAGCACCTTTCTGACATGTAGAAATACAACAGTGAACATTAGGCAGTCCCATTCCTCTTGAGATATATCACAGCATGGCCCAATAACCAttttaagccaggtgtggtggttcatgaaAGTAATTCCAGTAGttgaaagactgaggcaggataactgagctcaagaccagcctgggctacatagcgagaccctgcgttaaacacacacacacacacacacacacacacacacacacggcggcgtatagacagagaaagaagcaccaagtattttaataaatataagtcAGACTGTATTTCATCCTGAGCTCTACCTCTTACCAGCAATGTGTCTTTGGCAAGTAGGAAATCTGTTTGGGATTTGGTTTCCCCTCATAGGAGTCATTAGAATCAAGTGTTTATTATGACTTGACtttaaagtgttttaaatgtCACCCAAATGGGTAAGCACTGTATACTTTAATACTATTACAAATATTACATTTTACGCAGTGCCTTATGCTAATTAAAATGTCCCATCTTCACCCTAAATATATCTCTCCTCTCCGCCATCTTGTTTAGGATGATCATACAGCTCTAGTTCTGAACACCTAACTGTTCAGATTAATAATGACAGCAATGGTAATCATCTAGTTATTGAGTCTTTATTGTTTCAGGCACTGGAGCAAAATTCCTTTTTCAAAACAACTATCCaggttatttgttttattttctgatactAGAGCTGAGTTTCCCAGGCTAGTATTTCTCTCAGCCTTAATATAACAGCAGT
The sequence above is a segment of the Chionomys nivalis chromosome X, mChiNiv1.1, whole genome shotgun sequence genome. Coding sequences within it:
- the Uxt gene encoding protein UXT → MATPPKRRALDTVGEKVLRYEAFISDVLQRDLQKVLNHRDKVYEQLSVYLQLRNVIERLQETNHSELYMQVDLGCNFFVDTVVPDTSRIYVALGYGFFLELTLAEALKFIDRKSSLLTELSDSLTKDSMNIKAHIHMMLEGLRELQGLQNFPEPSPH